The proteins below come from a single Salinilacihabitans rarus genomic window:
- a CDS encoding glycosyltransferase, whose protein sequence is MVERVVAFTDTYLPTVNGVTYAVRAWRDRWLRRGGRMDVVFPAGDHDPDRFEHPVGSVALPFYDGYRLGGPRLPDAVAADADAVDVVHAHTPFAVGLAALRLARRAGAPLVATYHTPAPAYVRYLAPTDRLAAALGRATDAYERWFYGRADLVLAPTRTTRRHLRERVALDAPVRVVSNGVDLERFRPVDATAFRERYGLDAPVVGYTGRHGHEKNLGELLEAVAGLDDVTLVLGGDGPARDRLERRAAGLGVDARFLGFRDRSELPELYAALDAFAHPSPVETQGLVALESIACGTPVVAVDAGALAETVDEGATGYRYRPGDVGAFRAAIRRTLAERGALERGCLAARERLGLDRSLDRAQRLYEAVCDRERAAVEEP, encoded by the coding sequence ATGGTCGAGCGCGTCGTCGCGTTCACGGACACGTACCTCCCGACGGTCAACGGCGTGACCTACGCGGTCAGGGCGTGGCGCGACCGCTGGCTCCGCCGTGGCGGCCGGATGGACGTCGTCTTCCCCGCCGGCGACCACGACCCCGACCGGTTCGAACACCCCGTCGGCAGCGTCGCCCTGCCGTTCTACGACGGCTACCGGCTGGGCGGGCCGCGGCTCCCGGACGCGGTCGCGGCCGACGCGGACGCGGTCGACGTCGTCCACGCTCACACCCCCTTCGCGGTCGGCCTCGCGGCGCTGCGCCTCGCCCGGCGGGCGGGCGCGCCGCTGGTCGCCACCTACCACACGCCCGCGCCGGCGTACGTCCGCTACCTCGCGCCGACCGACCGCCTCGCCGCCGCGCTGGGCCGGGCTACCGACGCCTACGAGCGGTGGTTCTACGGCCGCGCCGACCTCGTGCTCGCGCCGACGCGGACGACCCGCCGTCACCTCCGCGAGCGGGTCGCCCTCGACGCACCCGTCCGCGTCGTCTCGAACGGCGTCGACCTCGAACGCTTCCGGCCCGTCGACGCGACGGCGTTCCGCGAGCGCTACGGCCTCGACGCGCCCGTCGTCGGCTACACGGGGCGACACGGCCACGAGAAGAACCTCGGGGAGTTACTGGAGGCGGTCGCCGGCCTCGACGACGTCACGCTCGTCCTCGGCGGCGACGGGCCGGCCCGCGACCGCCTCGAACGGCGGGCGGCCGGCCTCGGGGTCGACGCCCGCTTTCTCGGCTTTCGCGACCGATCCGAACTGCCGGAACTGTACGCCGCGCTCGACGCCTTCGCCCACCCGAGTCCGGTCGAGACCCAGGGGCTCGTGGCGCTCGAATCGATCGCCTGTGGCACTCCCGTCGTCGCCGTCGACGCCGGCGCGCTCGCCGAGACCGTCGACGAGGGGGCGACGGGCTACCGCTACCGGCCCGGCGACGTCGGCGCGTTCCGGGCGGCGATCCGGCGGACCCTCGCCGAACGCGGCGCGCTCGAACGGGGCTGTCTCGCCGCCCGGGAACGCCTCGGCCTCGACCGCTCGCTCGACCGGGCGCAGCGGCTCTACGAGGCGGTGTGTGACCGCGAGCGCGCGGCCGTCGAAGAACCGTGA
- a CDS encoding phosphatase PAP2 family protein, with the protein MLERTLLRLAVVIGLGLAVATAAVVGRERLARTAAEWRTRVRDAAPITAVLVAVLLFNGIARTAVPEVSWMLDWNLTWWIYEVEGAFVVWLQARATPAVTAYFSYVYIYGYVFLLVFPVVAYAALSNTRPLRELLAAYTLNYALGLVLYVFVIAYGPRNVMPELVDALLYDTFPEYQLVTREVNRNTNVFPSLHASLSFTVAALAYRTRRVYPAWLPVAAALAISVAVSTMYLGIHWAIDVVAGVGLAYVSVALATRLVGRWSVWDAVDDRVSVPDGLSERSPFRRREE; encoded by the coding sequence GTGCTCGAACGCACGCTCCTCCGCCTCGCGGTCGTCATCGGCCTCGGACTGGCCGTCGCCACCGCCGCCGTCGTCGGCCGCGAGCGGCTGGCCCGGACGGCCGCCGAGTGGCGCACCCGCGTCCGCGACGCCGCCCCGATCACGGCCGTCCTCGTCGCGGTGTTGCTGTTCAACGGCATCGCCCGCACCGCCGTCCCGGAGGTCTCCTGGATGCTCGACTGGAACCTGACGTGGTGGATCTACGAGGTCGAGGGCGCGTTCGTCGTCTGGCTGCAGGCGCGGGCGACGCCCGCGGTGACGGCGTACTTCTCGTACGTCTACATCTACGGCTACGTCTTCCTGCTCGTCTTCCCCGTCGTCGCCTACGCCGCGCTGTCGAACACCCGGCCGCTGCGCGAGTTGCTGGCCGCGTACACGCTCAACTACGCCCTCGGCCTCGTGCTGTACGTCTTCGTGATCGCCTACGGGCCGCGCAACGTGATGCCCGAACTCGTCGACGCCTTGCTGTACGACACCTTCCCGGAGTACCAACTCGTCACGCGCGAGGTCAACCGCAACACGAACGTCTTCCCGTCGCTGCACGCCTCGCTCTCGTTTACCGTCGCCGCCCTCGCCTACCGCACGCGGCGGGTCTACCCGGCGTGGCTGCCGGTCGCCGCCGCCCTCGCGATCAGCGTCGCCGTCTCGACGATGTACCTCGGCATCCACTGGGCGATCGACGTGGTCGCGGGCGTCGGCCTCGCGTACGTCTCCGTCGCCCTCGCGACCCGGCTGGTGGGGCGCTGGTCGGTCTGGGACGCCGTCGACGACCGCGTGAGCGTCCCCGACGGCCTCTCGGAGCGGTCGCCGTTCCGCCGGCGGGAAGAGTGA
- a CDS encoding ABC transporter substrate-binding protein, with protein MNGRPADPDDGTSRRSVLAGATAGLAATAGCLRRVRSAANRDRLSKLSLSIVTLPADGDRQAVRIARRLAAALEAVGIGASIEFRSNEEFLRTVLINGDFDCYVGVHPGGTDPAYLYETLHSRYAAEAGWQNPFGYADVDLDERLERARLAEGADRRAAVGDVLETVAREQPFVPLCAPDEVRLARADRYDGWGEDHPASRLGYLGLDPTADGAAADLHATVMDPRPSQNVNPLAAEYRNRGTIVDLLYDSLATDDGGDLVPWLAADWEWDGRSATVTLREDLRFHDGEPLTAADVAFTYRFLEDTSLGRADVGAPAPIYRGAAEAVERVEVHDDRACTLHVTASHEVGERAFTVPILPKHVWAERADPATVPGVEIAAGTTEAVVVDNVPAVGSGPYRFAGRAERDHLALRRYDDHFTLRPAVDLPEPTVEELRFLIDPRSTSAIERIESGEADFTATPLEAYTIESVPEAPELTLIESPSPTFYHVGFNVRVDPLGNPYFRRAVARLLDKAWLAETVFEGYATPIATPLDATAGGEWVPEGLAWDGRDPEVPFFGTDGDLDVGAARAAFENAGFVYDGDELVVRE; from the coding sequence ATGAACGGACGCCCGGCCGACCCGGACGACGGGACCAGCAGGCGGTCGGTACTGGCGGGCGCGACCGCCGGGCTGGCGGCGACCGCCGGCTGTCTCCGGCGGGTTCGCAGCGCGGCCAACCGCGACCGGCTGTCGAAGCTCTCGCTGTCGATCGTGACCCTCCCCGCCGACGGCGACCGGCAGGCGGTCCGGATCGCGCGCCGTCTCGCCGCGGCCCTCGAAGCGGTCGGGATCGGCGCCAGCATCGAGTTCCGCTCGAACGAGGAGTTCCTCCGGACGGTGCTGATAAACGGCGACTTCGACTGCTACGTCGGCGTCCACCCCGGCGGGACCGACCCGGCGTACCTCTACGAGACCCTGCACTCTCGCTACGCCGCGGAGGCGGGCTGGCAGAACCCGTTCGGCTACGCCGACGTGGACCTCGACGAGCGCCTCGAACGCGCCCGTCTCGCCGAGGGCGCCGACCGCCGGGCGGCCGTCGGGGACGTCCTCGAAACGGTCGCCCGCGAGCAGCCGTTCGTCCCGCTCTGTGCGCCGGACGAGGTCCGCCTCGCCCGGGCCGACCGCTACGACGGCTGGGGCGAGGACCACCCCGCGAGCCGGCTGGGCTACCTCGGCCTCGACCCGACCGCCGACGGCGCCGCGGCCGACCTCCACGCGACGGTGATGGACCCCCGCCCGTCCCAGAACGTCAACCCGCTGGCGGCGGAGTACCGCAACCGGGGAACGATCGTCGACCTGCTGTACGACTCGCTGGCGACCGACGACGGCGGCGACCTCGTGCCGTGGCTCGCCGCGGACTGGGAGTGGGACGGTCGGTCGGCGACGGTGACCCTGCGCGAGGATCTGCGCTTTCACGACGGCGAACCGCTGACGGCCGCCGACGTGGCGTTCACCTACCGGTTCCTCGAAGACACCTCGCTCGGCCGGGCCGACGTCGGCGCCCCCGCACCCATCTACCGCGGGGCGGCCGAAGCCGTCGAGCGCGTCGAGGTCCACGACGACCGGGCGTGTACCCTCCACGTGACCGCAAGCCACGAGGTCGGCGAGCGGGCGTTTACCGTGCCGATCCTGCCGAAACACGTCTGGGCGGAGCGGGCCGACCCCGCGACCGTCCCCGGCGTCGAAATCGCCGCGGGGACGACCGAAGCCGTCGTCGTCGACAACGTGCCCGCGGTCGGCAGCGGCCCCTACCGGTTCGCCGGCCGGGCCGAGCGCGACCACCTCGCCCTCCGGCGCTACGACGACCACTTCACCCTGCGGCCGGCCGTCGACCTCCCCGAACCGACCGTCGAGGAACTGCGCTTTCTGATCGACCCGCGAAGCACCTCCGCCATCGAGCGCATCGAGAGCGGGGAAGCCGACTTCACCGCCACGCCGCTGGAAGCGTACACGATCGAGAGCGTCCCCGAGGCCCCCGAACTGACCCTGATCGAATCGCCGTCGCCGACGTTCTACCACGTCGGGTTCAACGTCCGCGTCGACCCGCTGGGCAACCCCTACTTCCGGCGGGCGGTCGCGCGCCTGCTCGACAAGGCGTGGCTCGCGGAGACGGTGTTCGAGGGGTACGCGACGCCGATCGCGACGCCGCTGGACGCGACGGCCGGAGGCGAGTGGGTGCCCGAGGGCCTCGCGTGGGACGGCCGGGACCCCGAAGTGCCGTTCTTCGGGACCGACGGCGACCTCGACGTCGGGGCGGCGCGAGCCGCCTTCGAGAACGCCGGCTTCGTCTACGACGGCGACGAACTGGTGGTGAGGGAGTGA
- a CDS encoding glycosyltransferase family 4 protein yields MRVLHYLECPRLLRHSGIGTAADHQRTALSRLGERGVDVSVATGPLAGPPRRVPARLARGDGAVVDYDLAHCNTVGPGSLVVARHARLTGRPLVVHAHVTREDFRGSFRGSNRLAGPLGRYLRRFYSQADLVLCPSEHTKRLLDGYPVEAPVETVTNGVDLDALAGYERFREPYRERYDLEGVVVFTVGNVFERKGLSTFCRLARHGDREFVWFGPFDHGPLTSPTVRRWTRHPPANVTFTGWVENRRGAFAAGDVFLFPTRAENQGIAVLEAMACRKPVVLRDLPVFEEFFTDGVDCLTCASEREFREALDRLAADPGLRRRLGERARETAERHRLEVVGEGLVERYRRLLDRSR; encoded by the coding sequence GTGCGCGTCCTCCACTACCTCGAATGCCCCCGGTTGCTCCGGCACAGCGGCATCGGGACGGCCGCCGACCACCAGCGGACGGCGCTGTCGCGTCTCGGGGAGCGAGGGGTCGACGTCTCGGTAGCAACCGGACCGCTGGCCGGCCCGCCGCGACGGGTCCCCGCCCGCCTCGCCCGCGGCGACGGGGCCGTCGTCGACTACGATCTGGCCCACTGCAACACCGTCGGCCCCGGATCGCTCGTCGTCGCCCGCCACGCGCGACTGACGGGGCGGCCGCTGGTGGTACACGCCCACGTCACGCGCGAGGATTTCCGCGGGAGCTTCCGGGGCTCGAACCGGCTCGCGGGGCCGCTCGGCCGGTACCTGCGGCGCTTCTACTCGCAGGCCGACCTCGTGCTCTGTCCGAGCGAGCACACGAAGCGGCTGCTCGACGGCTACCCCGTCGAGGCACCCGTCGAGACGGTGACCAACGGCGTCGACCTCGACGCGCTCGCGGGCTACGAGCGGTTCCGCGAGCCCTACCGGGAGCGGTACGATCTGGAGGGCGTCGTCGTCTTCACCGTCGGGAACGTCTTCGAGCGCAAGGGGCTGTCGACGTTCTGTCGGCTCGCCCGGCACGGCGACCGCGAGTTCGTCTGGTTCGGCCCCTTCGACCACGGACCGCTGACGAGCCCCACGGTCCGTCGCTGGACGCGACATCCGCCCGCCAACGTCACCTTCACCGGCTGGGTCGAGAACCGCCGCGGCGCGTTCGCCGCCGGCGACGTCTTCCTCTTCCCGACGCGGGCGGAGAATCAGGGCATCGCCGTCCTCGAAGCGATGGCCTGCCGGAAGCCGGTCGTCCTCCGTGACCTGCCGGTGTTCGAGGAGTTCTTCACCGACGGCGTCGACTGTCTCACCTGCGCGAGCGAACGCGAGTTCCGCGAGGCGCTCGATCGGCTGGCCGCCGACCCCGGCCTGCGGCGACGGCTGGGCGAGCGAGCCCGCGAGACCGCCGAGCGCCACCGTCTCGAAGTCGTCGGCGAGGGGCTAGTCGAGCGGTACCGCCGCCTGCTCGACCGATCGCGATGA
- a CDS encoding ribonuclease P protein component 4, whose protein sequence is MGIAAERIERLHALARAAAADCEDDRARYYVRLARRVAERNRLALPRAFRRFTCDACDAYLRPGKNARVRLRDGHVVVTCDCGAQARYPYED, encoded by the coding sequence ATGGGAATCGCCGCCGAGCGGATCGAACGCCTCCACGCCCTCGCTCGCGCGGCCGCCGCCGACTGCGAGGACGACCGGGCGCGCTACTACGTCCGGCTTGCCCGCCGCGTCGCCGAGCGCAACCGCCTCGCGCTGCCCCGGGCGTTCAGGCGGTTCACCTGCGACGCCTGCGACGCCTACCTCCGCCCGGGGAAGAACGCCCGGGTGCGCCTGCGCGACGGCCACGTCGTCGTCACCTGCGACTGCGGCGCGCAGGCTCGTTATCCATACGAGGACTGA
- a CDS encoding YhbY family RNA-binding protein, producing the protein MDRQELKRRAHDLDVTVWVGKSGVEAVVDELDDQLSNADLVKVKFLRAARAGGSTEEKAADLAERVNAELIETRGHTAVLYR; encoded by the coding sequence ATGGACAGACAGGAACTCAAGCGGCGCGCACACGACCTCGACGTCACCGTCTGGGTCGGCAAGAGCGGCGTCGAGGCCGTCGTGGACGAACTCGACGATCAGTTGTCGAACGCGGACCTCGTGAAGGTGAAGTTCCTCCGGGCGGCCCGGGCCGGCGGGTCGACCGAGGAGAAGGCCGCGGACCTCGCCGAGCGCGTGAACGCCGAGTTGATCGAGACGCGCGGACACACGGCAGTGCTGTACCGATGA
- a CDS encoding AI-2E family transporter, with protein sequence MSQEAPPGRATSATDRRWLGLLALVVGLFAALVVLPYLQYVLAAIVLAYVLYPLQRRLEPRFGRTVTAVIVLALGTVAILIPVAVILAAAIEQGLEIADAVAAGDLGVEEVERRLGEFGLEVDLQELYGQLREPIGTVLQGLTNEAAGIVGGVPEFLIGLTVLLFVLYSLLRDGDRFVDWLGSVLPLRPAVRADLFRRVDRLMYVAIVANVLVAGVQALLTVIGLALVGVSGLAFFGILTFVVSLLPLVGASLVWAPTSLYLLLVGRPVAGALLFAYGAVIVSLSDNVLRPITVGRGASLSVAVVILGIFGGVAVAGVMGLFFGPIVLGTLKTLLELYAREAPNAEAPAEAETSAAESPDGPRMAESPDAPESDGEPEGR encoded by the coding sequence ATGTCACAGGAGGCCCCACCCGGGCGGGCCACGAGCGCGACCGACCGCCGCTGGCTCGGCCTGCTCGCGCTCGTCGTCGGCCTGTTCGCGGCGCTCGTCGTGCTGCCGTACCTCCAGTACGTGCTGGCGGCGATCGTCCTCGCGTACGTCCTCTACCCGCTGCAGCGTCGGCTCGAACCGCGGTTCGGCCGCACCGTCACGGCCGTGATCGTGCTCGCGCTGGGGACCGTCGCGATCCTGATCCCGGTGGCGGTCATCCTCGCGGCCGCGATCGAACAGGGCCTCGAAATCGCGGACGCCGTCGCGGCCGGCGACCTCGGCGTCGAGGAGGTCGAGCGCCGACTCGGCGAGTTCGGCCTCGAGGTCGACCTCCAGGAACTGTACGGACAGCTTAGAGAGCCCATCGGCACCGTCCTCCAGGGTCTGACCAACGAGGCGGCGGGGATCGTCGGCGGCGTCCCCGAGTTCCTGATCGGGCTGACGGTGCTGTTGTTCGTGCTCTACTCGCTGTTGCGCGACGGCGACCGGTTCGTCGACTGGCTCGGCTCGGTGCTGCCGCTGCGGCCCGCGGTTCGCGCGGATCTGTTCCGCCGGGTCGACCGACTCATGTACGTCGCGATCGTCGCCAACGTCCTCGTCGCGGGCGTACAGGCGCTGCTGACGGTGATCGGGCTGGCGCTCGTCGGCGTCTCCGGGCTGGCCTTCTTCGGCATCCTCACGTTCGTCGTCTCGCTGCTACCGCTGGTCGGGGCCTCGCTCGTCTGGGCGCCGACGTCGCTGTACCTGCTGCTCGTCGGCCGGCCGGTCGCCGGCGCGTTGCTGTTCGCCTACGGCGCGGTCATCGTGAGCCTCTCGGACAACGTCCTCCGGCCGATCACCGTCGGCCGCGGCGCCAGCCTCAGCGTCGCGGTCGTCATCCTCGGCATCTTCGGCGGCGTCGCCGTCGCCGGCGTGATGGGGCTGTTCTTCGGCCCGATCGTCCTCGGGACGCTCAAGACGCTGCTCGAACTGTACGCCCGGGAGGCGCCGAACGCGGAAGCGCCGGCCGAAGCGGAGACGTCCGCGGCCGAGTCGCCGGACGGGCCGCGAATGGCGGAGTCGCCGGACGCCCCGGAGTCCGACGGGGAGCCGGAGGGACGCTGA
- a CDS encoding Hsp20/alpha crystallin family protein has translation MALPTSSPSGWMQGLDLPSQLFGDIGGNDYELYEEDGEFVLTVDVPGFERDEIEVAWDDGVLNVAAEQVDEDRGRKKTYHRRFRFPRDVDDEGITAAYTNGVLEVRLPAEGTTVRGKTIPIEG, from the coding sequence ATGGCGCTCCCCACGAGTTCACCCAGTGGCTGGATGCAGGGGCTCGACCTGCCCTCCCAGCTGTTCGGCGACATCGGTGGTAACGACTACGAACTGTACGAGGAGGACGGCGAGTTCGTCCTCACCGTCGACGTGCCCGGGTTCGAGCGCGACGAGATCGAGGTCGCCTGGGACGACGGCGTGCTGAACGTCGCCGCCGAGCAGGTCGACGAGGACCGCGGGCGCAAGAAGACCTACCACCGTCGGTTCCGCTTCCCCCGGGACGTCGACGACGAGGGGATCACCGCGGCGTACACGAACGGCGTTCTGGAGGTCCGACTCCCGGCCGAGGGGACGACCGTCCGCGGCAAGACGATCCCCATCGAGGGCTGA
- a CDS encoding DUF7548 family protein: MRARTRPPTAGVVAAVAYLLAVLAPYVLLSDADARTVALYYDAGVAGPQFLSLLAVVAVVLFAAGRQGRSDPDFVAGLTLVLGVVLAALVLLWAVSVPESVILSIGEEEWFAYHRWLVALAAVALAGAAAWYVRALGLV, translated from the coding sequence ATGCGCGCTCGAACGCGCCCGCCGACCGCCGGCGTCGTCGCCGCGGTCGCGTACCTGCTCGCCGTCCTCGCCCCGTACGTCCTCCTCTCGGACGCCGACGCCCGGACGGTCGCCCTCTACTACGACGCCGGCGTCGCCGGCCCGCAGTTCCTCTCGCTGCTGGCGGTCGTCGCCGTCGTCCTCTTCGCCGCGGGCCGGCAGGGCCGCAGCGACCCCGACTTCGTCGCCGGCCTCACGCTCGTCCTCGGGGTCGTCCTCGCCGCGCTCGTCCTGCTCTGGGCGGTCTCGGTCCCCGAGAGCGTGATCCTGAGCATCGGCGAGGAGGAGTGGTTCGCCTACCACCGCTGGCTCGTCGCCCTCGCCGCGGTCGCCCTCGCGGGGGCGGCGGCGTGGTACGTCCGGGCGCTGGGACTCGTCTGA
- a CDS encoding DUF5798 family protein, producing MGLGSTAKKLQMVSERAEQMYKQVQDLTERIVRLEEAVDDTHETVTTMDHRLTEQRALLVALAEEQGLDGEAILAEAAIDEAEADDGDEAATSDEETPPEESAAADASE from the coding sequence ATGGGACTCGGCAGCACCGCGAAAAAGCTCCAGATGGTCTCCGAGCGGGCCGAACAGATGTACAAGCAGGTCCAGGACCTCACCGAGCGAATCGTCCGCCTCGAGGAGGCGGTCGACGACACCCACGAGACGGTGACGACGATGGACCACCGGCTGACCGAACAGCGCGCGCTGCTGGTCGCGCTGGCCGAGGAGCAGGGCCTCGACGGAGAGGCGATCCTCGCGGAGGCCGCCATCGACGAGGCCGAAGCCGACGACGGCGACGAGGCGGCGACGAGCGACGAGGAGACGCCGCCGGAGGAGTCGGCGGCGGCCGACGCGAGCGAGTAG
- a CDS encoding PLP-dependent cysteine synthase family protein, protein MTTHERPLDSVLEAVGETPLVRVHDAPTGVPVYAKLESFNPGASVKDRIGKFMLERMLERGELPAGGTVIEPTAGNTGIGLAIAARQLGLDAIFVVPERFSVEKQQLMAALGAEIVNTPTDDGMGGAIERAHELADELDDAVVPQQFANPLNTEAHYETTGPEIYEALSGEVGAVVAGCGTAGTLMGIARYAREQNPDTYVAAVEPEGSLFGDLVGEDREEDEYKIEGIGTHDVETNELFEPDLVDEVYAVPDEAAHEELARLARDEGHLVGSSAGAASVAAKHVARGIADGEIDAPYDAVVTVFPDSSERYLSKGIYRSFEEWTS, encoded by the coding sequence ATGACGACCCACGAGCGACCGTTGGACTCCGTGCTCGAGGCCGTCGGCGAGACGCCGCTGGTCCGCGTGCACGACGCGCCGACGGGGGTGCCCGTCTACGCGAAACTCGAGTCGTTCAACCCCGGCGCGAGCGTGAAAGACCGCATCGGGAAGTTCATGCTCGAACGGATGCTCGAACGCGGCGAACTCCCCGCGGGCGGGACGGTGATCGAGCCGACCGCGGGCAACACGGGGATCGGGCTGGCCATCGCCGCCCGCCAGCTCGGCCTCGACGCGATCTTCGTCGTCCCCGAGCGGTTCAGCGTCGAGAAACAGCAGCTGATGGCCGCCCTCGGCGCCGAGATCGTCAACACGCCCACCGACGACGGGATGGGCGGAGCGATCGAGCGCGCCCACGAACTCGCCGACGAACTCGACGACGCCGTCGTCCCCCAGCAGTTCGCGAACCCGCTCAACACCGAGGCCCACTACGAGACCACCGGCCCGGAGATCTACGAGGCGCTCTCGGGCGAGGTCGGCGCCGTCGTCGCCGGCTGTGGCACCGCCGGGACGCTCATGGGCATCGCCCGTTACGCCCGCGAGCAGAACCCTGACACGTACGTCGCCGCCGTCGAACCCGAGGGGTCGCTGTTCGGCGACCTCGTCGGCGAGGATCGCGAGGAAGACGAGTACAAGATCGAGGGCATCGGCACCCACGACGTCGAGACGAACGAACTGTTCGAACCCGACCTCGTCGACGAGGTGTACGCCGTCCCCGACGAGGCCGCCCACGAGGAACTCGCCCGGCTGGCCCGCGACGAGGGCCACCTCGTCGGGTCGAGCGCGGGCGCCGCGAGCGTCGCCGCCAAGCACGTCGCCCGGGGGATCGCCGACGGCGAGATCGACGCCCCCTACGACGCGGTCGTCACCGTCTTCCCCGACTCCAGCGAGCGCTACCTCTCGAAGGGGATCTACCGCTCGTTCGAGGAGTGGACGTCGTAG
- a CDS encoding dicarboxylate/amino acid:cation symporter: protein MSGSRIHSVWRSYRSIPIVYRLGAAFVLGSIVGLAVGQPATALEPLGDLFVDLLSMIVIPIVVFTLVMGMRRLSPGRLGRVGGQVVLVYLVTSGIAVLFGLLVANLLQPGARLSLSGVEQPDVEEPPALADVVLGIVPDNPIAAMAAGEVLPTIFFTIAFGLALALVQESARNENVRNGVQTIFDIVEAGAEAMFKIVWGVMEYGVVGVFALMAVAFGEAGLGAVRTFGLLVATLLVAVLLHVAVVQLGGIVVLLLGQSPTAFLTGIREALVTALGTASSAGTLPVSMANADDNLHVDEGIYGFSLPLGATINMDGTALYQGVAAVFAANLAGVSLSFGEQLVVVLVAVFASIGTAGVPSAGLIMLTLVLEQLGLPLTIVAFVAGVDPLLDRLRTLTNVSGDLAVTTLVANWNDAVDFDRGSWVGEAPTTSGAPAED from the coding sequence GTGAGTGGGAGTCGGATTCACAGCGTGTGGCGCTCTTATCGGTCGATTCCGATCGTCTACCGGCTCGGGGCGGCGTTCGTCCTCGGCTCGATCGTCGGCCTCGCGGTCGGCCAGCCGGCGACGGCGCTCGAACCCCTCGGCGACCTGTTCGTCGACCTGCTGAGCATGATCGTGATCCCCATCGTGGTGTTCACGCTCGTGATGGGGATGCGCCGGCTGAGCCCGGGTCGCCTCGGGCGCGTGGGCGGACAGGTGGTCCTCGTCTACCTCGTGACCTCCGGGATCGCCGTGCTGTTCGGCCTCCTCGTGGCGAACCTCCTCCAGCCGGGGGCCCGCCTCTCGCTGAGCGGCGTCGAACAGCCGGACGTCGAGGAGCCGCCGGCGCTCGCCGACGTGGTACTCGGTATCGTTCCGGACAACCCGATCGCGGCGATGGCTGCGGGCGAGGTGCTGCCGACGATCTTCTTCACGATCGCCTTCGGGCTGGCGCTGGCGCTGGTCCAGGAGTCGGCCCGAAACGAGAACGTCCGCAACGGCGTCCAGACCATCTTCGACATCGTCGAGGCCGGCGCCGAGGCGATGTTCAAGATCGTCTGGGGCGTGATGGAGTACGGCGTCGTCGGCGTCTTCGCGCTGATGGCCGTCGCCTTCGGCGAGGCGGGGCTCGGCGCCGTCCGGACGTTCGGGCTCCTCGTCGCCACCCTCCTCGTCGCCGTCCTGTTGCACGTCGCGGTCGTGCAACTCGGCGGCATCGTCGTCCTCCTGCTGGGCCAGTCGCCGACCGCCTTCCTCACGGGCATCCGGGAGGCGCTCGTCACCGCGCTCGGCACCGCCTCGAGCGCCGGGACGCTGCCGGTCAGCATGGCCAACGCCGACGACAACCTCCACGTCGACGAGGGCATCTACGGCTTCTCGCTGCCGCTGGGCGCGACGATCAACATGGACGGGACGGCACTCTATCAGGGCGTCGCGGCCGTCTTCGCGGCCAACCTCGCGGGCGTCTCGCTGAGCTTCGGCGAGCAACTCGTCGTCGTCCTCGTCGCCGTCTTCGCGAGCATCGGCACCGCGGGCGTCCCCAGCGCGGGGCTGATCATGCTCACGCTCGTGCTGGAACAGCTCGGCCTGCCCCTCACGATCGTCGCGTTCGTCGCGGGCGTCGATCCCCTCCTCGACCGGCTCCGGACCCTGACCAACGTCAGCGGCGACCTCGCGGTGACGACGCTCGTCGCGAACTGGAACGACGCCGTCGACTTCGACCGCGGCTCGTGGGTCGGCGAGGCGCCGACGACGTCGGGGGCGCCGGCGGAGGACTGA
- a CDS encoding CoA-binding protein — translation MPVESDDELREILDAETIAVVGCSSTPGKPAHGVPAYLREQGYEVIPVNPYADEIFDRPAYDSLAEVDEEVDVVDVFRPSEEVSGIVDEAIEREDAGAVWTQLGIEDDEAAERAEEAGKRVVQDRCMKVEHRRLLG, via the coding sequence ATGCCAGTCGAGAGCGACGACGAACTGCGCGAGATCCTCGACGCGGAGACGATCGCCGTGGTCGGCTGTTCGAGCACGCCCGGCAAGCCCGCCCACGGCGTTCCGGCGTACCTCCGCGAGCAGGGTTACGAGGTGATCCCGGTCAACCCCTACGCCGACGAGATTTTCGATCGGCCGGCGTACGACTCCCTCGCCGAGGTCGACGAGGAGGTCGACGTCGTCGACGTCTTCCGGCCGAGCGAGGAGGTAAGCGGGATCGTCGACGAGGCGATCGAGCGCGAGGACGCGGGCGCCGTCTGGACGCAACTCGGGATCGAAGACGACGAGGCCGCCGAACGCGCCGAGGAGGCGGGCAAACGGGTCGTCCAGGATCGGTGCATGAAAGTCGAACACCGGCGGCTGCTTGGCTGA